The genomic segment AGCCCTTGAACCGTATCGTCCGAACGCGTCACGTTCTGTCGGGCGAGGCGACGCATCGTCCGATACAACCTCATCACATTACGATTTTTCATGACGCTGGCGTCTCCTGCCGAGACTCGCGCGAAGCTGACGCGGCCGGCCTCATGCGTGATTGCATCCATCCTTGTACGTGTTCGCGCGTGCCGAAACAATCGATCTCGCCTGCGCGCATCACCATCACGCGATCTGCAAGCGCAAGCACGGTTTGACGATGCGTCACCACCACGACCGTCACACCGTCGCGCTTCAAGGCCTGTAACGCCATATTGAGTCGACGTTCACCTTCGACATCGAGGTTCGAATTCGGCTCGTCGAGAAGCACGAGACGCGGGTCGCCAAAGAGCGCGCGTGCGAAAGCGATCATTTGTCGCTGCCCGCCCGACAAGGCCAGCCCGGAATCAACGATTTGCGTCTGATATCCGTCTGGCAACGCGAGAATCATGTCGTGCACGCCCGCCCGCTTCGCCGCGAGGACGATGGCCGCCGATTCATGCCGTGACGCATCGGGATGGCGAGCGATATTGGCCGCTACACTTCCTCCAAACAACTCGACGTCCTGCGGCACGTAGCCAAGGTATCGACCGAGCGACTCTCGCGGCCACTGGGCGATGTTCGCTCCATCCAGTCGAATCGCGCCCTCCCGCGGCGTCCAGACGCCCGCAAGCAGGCGCAGCAAGGTCGACTTGCCCGAAGCGCTTGGGCCGACGATCACCAGAAGTTGCCCCGCCGCGAGCGTGAACCGCACGTTTCCGAGCAACGCGCGCCCGCGCGGATCGCCGATCTCCCGGCTGCTGAAACTGGTGACATCGCTACTCAAATGACCCGCGGGACGGGGCAAAGCAATCGCCTGAGGCACGGGTGGCTGACGATACAGCTCATTGAGCCGGCTCCATGCTTGCCGCACTTCGGTCAGCTGTTTCCAGCTTCCGATGATCTGATCGATCGGTGCAAGGGCTTTGCCGAGCAGCAGCGTTGTCGCCATCATGACGCCGCCCGTTGCGAATTGATTGATGACGAGCCACGCGCCCGTTCCCATCATCACAACCTGAATCGCCTGCCGCGCGATCTTGCCAATATTTCGATTGAGCGCAGATGTGTCCGCAACCGATGTCTGAACGTCAACGTCGATGCGTCGACGCTCAGACCATGCGTCGATCATCGCCTTATTCATTCCGAGAACGGTCACGATTTCGGCGTTCCTGTTGATCTGCGCGTAGAGCTGCTCGGTTTCCCTCTGCCGCGCAGTGTTGCTTCGAATGCTCGCCTCGGTCATGCGGTCGTTGGCAAACGCAAGCCCGACCAGCACCACCGTGCTCGACATGGCGAGCAAACCCAATGACCAATGAAACAGAAACATGACGAAGAGATAGAACGCGAGCCACGGC from the Caballeronia sp. NK8 genome contains:
- a CDS encoding type I secretion system permease/ATPase yields the protein MNGSILHAIRRHLVIAASFGVASNLLVLAPTLYMLQVYDRVLPSRSIETLVMLIVFMCIALGMMLCVDVVRARILSHLARQVGDRLDRLALTARVEMQARRASAHALATPSDIAAVRSFLSGAGVIALMDLPWLAFYLFVMFLFHWSLGLLAMSSTVVLVGLAFANDRMTEASIRSNTARQRETEQLYAQINRNAEIVTVLGMNKAMIDAWSERRRIDVDVQTSVADTSALNRNIGKIARQAIQVVMMGTGAWLVINQFATGGVMMATTLLLGKALAPIDQIIGSWKQLTEVRQAWSRLNELYRQPPVPQAIALPRPAGHLSSDVTSFSSREIGDPRGRALLGNVRFTLAAGQLLVIVGPSASGKSTLLRLLAGVWTPREGAIRLDGANIAQWPRESLGRYLGYVPQDVELFGGSVAANIARHPDASRHESAAIVLAAKRAGVHDMILALPDGYQTQIVDSGLALSGGQRQMIAFARALFGDPRLVLLDEPNSNLDVEGERRLNMALQALKRDGVTVVVVTHRQTVLALADRVMVMRAGEIDCFGTREHVQGWMQSRMRPAASASRESRQETPAS